A stretch of the Acyrthosiphon pisum isolate AL4f chromosome A2, pea_aphid_22Mar2018_4r6ur, whole genome shotgun sequence genome encodes the following:
- the LOC115034117 gene encoding LOW QUALITY PROTEIN: homeobox protein slou-like (The sequence of the model RefSeq protein was modified relative to this genomic sequence to represent the inferred CDS: inserted 1 base in 1 codon) → MPNGDGSSNSATNGGSDKPRRARTVFTYEQLVALENKFQGVRVAXTLALSLSLTETQVKILFQNRRTKWKKQNPGLDENSPTVPPFFHPLAYSIAHHYQTQSYSTAAYFHYLDAQHSTIGGHHPPS, encoded by the exons ATGCCCAATGGCGACGGAAGTTCGAACAGCGCGACAAACGGAGGTAGCGACAAACCCCGACGCGCCCGGACGGTGTTCACGTACGAACAGCTGGTGGCGCTCGAGAATAAGTTTCAAGGTGTGCGAGTGG CAACCCTGGCGCTGTCGCTGTCGCTCACCGAGACCCAGGTGAAGATATTGTTCCAGAACAGGCGGACCAAGTGGAAGAAGCAGAACCCCGGGCTGGACGAGAACAGCCCGACGGTGCCGCCGTTCTTCCACCCGCTGGCCTACTCCATCGCGCACCACTACCAGACGCAAAGTTACTCGACCGCCGCGTACTTCCACTACCTGGACGCTCAACACTCCACGATCGGTGGCCACCATCCGCCGTCGTAA